The following proteins are co-located in the Branchiostoma lanceolatum isolate klBraLanc5 chromosome 16, klBraLanc5.hap2, whole genome shotgun sequence genome:
- the LOC136421521 gene encoding uncharacterized protein, with product MAEDGQGSHTVDVQEYFDKVIRKVSHKWDDLARKLGFHENEIKVIETLKPDQDRRCREMLHRWRNRNGSEATLQVLQQALIDIGERLTAESLEAVCTSQSSEGKHKRDREPQDPVKASKKLRTESDAEDGESSIEGDKTVTCEQHDESTAREDERNNKFYKFVERSEKIFHDEVLRDPEKFSLAVNAFKRHADIVLGTDESSADDSDVQKLSKRAKLTIRRKINGEIARVDDLLFADDDTIRDTITYDRLTRSFQLYETTLVKARRGCVLCYLEFDDDTCYKTFFRAYSDGRLSETLTRELITDDMRAAEGEDLYVHVTLMGADEECQEDSLSDEEEPRGPTKGRQVGSTTSGFPDVFIKHEPLSPVKVEPPEDLPSCSYSTDPEDTKPTSSVSSLISQQPFSIKTELINKRPPFDFQKMRLFVKSEPHFHVKREGYQHGHVMSDQHSATRMDPHIKTEPRHRVKEEQPTLTTHHHHHIKTEPRHRTEESRHTSKQTETFHVLKTEEHYKMGTEHQMGTEHHMGTEHHMGTEHHMYKEHHMCTEHHTGTEHHVGTEHQMDTEHHPSMITISNKDGAQMETETGADAGVQQEQTDLMQAQQHEELFCYHCYYQLMVLANRLGPSWTWLALQLGLTSTDVERISSTYHPSWQAHWCLWEWVQRELWGATVDAVLVGLRAAGLHQIAD from the exons ATGGCTGAGGACGGACAGGGCAGTCACACTG TTGACGTTcaggaatattttgacaaagtcATCCGGAAAGTCAGTCACAAGTGGGACGACCTTGCCCGGAAGCTGGGGTTCCACGAGAACGAGATAAAAGTAATTGAGACATTAAAGCCTGATCAGGACCGCAGGTGCAGGGAAATGCTGCATAGATGGAGGAACAGGAACGGAAGTGAAGCTACCCTACAGGTTCTGCAGCAGGCTCTCATCGACATTGGTGAACGACTGACAGCAGAAAGTTTAGAAG CGGTGTGTACGTCACAATCATCAGAAGGGAAGCACAAAAGAGACCGGGAACCCCAAGATCCTGTAAAAGCATCCAAGAAACTGAGGACTGAGTCCGATGCTGAAGATGGAGAATCCTCGATAGAAG GTGACAAAACCGTTACTTGTGAACAGCATGATGAGTCAACCGCACGCGAAgatgaaagaaacaacaaattttACAAGTTCGTCGAGAGGAGTGAGAAAATTTTCCACGACGAGGTGCTTCGAGATCCAGAGAAATTTTCCTTAGCTGTAAACGCGTTTAAGCGTCATGCCGACATAGTCTTGGGTACGGACGAATCTAGCGCGGACGACTCCGACGTACAGAAACTTTCGAAGAGGGCAAAATTGACAATCAGAAGAAAAATCAACGGTGAGATAGCACGGGTAGATGACCTGCTTTTTGCAGACGACGATACTATACGTGATACAATAACGTACGATCGGCTGACAAGAAGTTTTCAACTTTATGAGACCACCCTTGTAAAAGCTAGGCGCGGCTGTGTTCTCTGCTATCTAGAGTTCGATGATGACACTTGCTACAAAACATTCTTTCGAGCTTACAGCGACGGACGTTTGTCGGAAACCCTGACCAGGGAACTGATCACAGACGACATGAGGGCAGCAGAAGGGGAGGATCTGTACGTACACGTCACACTGATGGGTGCGGATGAGGAATGTCAGGAGGATAGCCTCTCAGACGAAG aagaaccgagaggtcctaCAAAAGGAAGACAGGTGGGAAGTACTACATCCGGGTTTCCAGATGTCTTCATCAAACACGAACCCTTGTCCCCAGTAAAGGTGGAACCACCAGAAGACCTTCCGTCCTGCAGTTACTCGACAGACCCAGAGGACACCAAACCAACTTCCAGCGTTTCATCATTAATATCACAGCAGCCATTCAGTATCAAAACCGAACTCATAAATAAACGGCCTCCATTCGACTTTCAAAAAATGCGCCTCTTTGTCAAATCAGAACCTCACTTCCATGTGAAAAGAGAAGGATATCAGCATGGTCACGTGATGTCAGATCAGCACAGCGCAACAAGAATGGACCCACACATTAAAACAGAGCCGCGTCACAGAGTTAAAGAAGAACAACCCACTCTGacgactcatcatcatcatcatataaaaACAGAGCCTCGCCACAGAACTGAAGAATCCCGTCATACGTCAAAACAAACAGAGACATTTCATGTATTGAAGACAGAAGAGCATTACAAAATGGGCACAGAACACCAAATGGGAACAGAACACCACATGGGTACAGAACACCACATGGGCACAGAAcaccacatgtacaaagaacacCACATGTGCACAGAACACCACACGGGCACAGAACACCACGTGGGCACAGAACACCAGATGGACACAGAACACCACCCATCCATGATCACGATATCAAACAAGGACGGCGCCCAGATGGAGACAGAGACAGGTGCCGATGCTGGGGTCCAACAAGAGCAGACAGATCTGATGCAGGCACAGCAACATGAGGAGCTCTTCTGTTATC ACTGCTACTACCAGCTGATGGTACTAGCCAACAGACTAGGTCCCTCCTGGACATGGCTGGCCTTACAGCTGGGACTCACCAGTACAGACGTGGAGAGGATCAGCAGCACCTATCACCCCAGCTGGCAGGCACACTGGTGTCTGTGGGAGTGGGTACAGAGGGAACTGTGGGGAGCAACAGTGGACGCTGTGTTGGTGGGACTGAGAGCAGCTGGTCTGCACCAGATAGCAG ATTAA
- the LOC136421520 gene encoding uncharacterized protein, with translation MKTVHLTKNKISNKGAFLLLLQDQCKRVQVETVGNNISDDLVSLLSNRQNAKQTAKLFLMPGEYTSRKVSPLPFTAVNLLLQFLPQLPNLQELALCVSYQGEEEDELTDQLYEVQPPLKTLKLRLRDWPFDNMTRLLTLILQQFPLLEVIDLSGNDINDEVVPALAQSLGSCQNLKKVDLSHNDLSERGDFLPPLPNLEEIDLSHNAISDEAVPCLLKGLGLCQKLKKVNLSDNKLSDVGELIAAFINLPILTRVDIEYNSISDESLPAIAAWLTVRPCVEEVGLLGNRFSAEGVRDFVRTMKGKAYQWFVNDGLLYDGSQADVDESVESGGEDVRREEQQWERLRRCIFRIDVKVGRLTVWIEHRSNSAQYHSITLDLGRPFS, from the coding sequence ATGAAAACTGTGCATCTCACgaaaaataaaatatcaaataagGGAGCGTTCCTTTTGCTGCTACAAGATCAATGCAAACGTGTACAGGTGGAGACGGTTGGGAACAACATCAGTGACGATCTTGTGTCCCTCCTCTCCAACAGACAGAACGCCAAGCAGACAGCAAAACTATTTCTCATGCCAGGGGAATACACTTCAAGAAAGGTTTCTCCTCTACCTTTTACTGCCGTCAACCTTCTACTGCAGTTCCTCCCACAGCTTCCCAACCTGCAGGAGTTAGCACTTTGTGTTAGCTAtcagggggaggaggaggatgaacTCACAGACCAACTGTATGAGGTGCAACCTCCATTGAAGACACTTAAGCTAAGGTTAAGGGACTGGCCATTTGACAATATGACGAGACTGTTGACGCTAATCTTGCAACAGTTCCCTCTGTTGGAAGTAATAGATCTCAGTGGCAATGACATAAATGACGAGGTAGTGCCTGCTCTTGCCCAAAGCCTTGGGTCATGTCAGAACCTGAAGAAGGTGGACCTTAGTCATAATGACTTGTCTGAGAGGGGAGACTTCTTACCTCCCCTCCCCAACTTGGAGGAGATAGATCTCAGTCATAATGCCATTAGTGATGAGGCAGTGCCTTGTCTTCTTAAAGGTCTTGGTTTATGTCAGAAACTGAAGAAGGTGAACCTTAGCGATAACAAGTTGTCTGATGTTGGAGAACTGATAGCGGCCTTTatcaaccttcccatcctgacACGTGTAGATATTGAGTACAATTCCATCAGCGACGAGTCCCTCCCCGCCATAGCTGCATGGCTGACGGTTAGGCCATGTGTGGAGGAAGTCGGCCTGCTTGGTAACAGGTTCAGTGCTGAAGGGGTCAGAGATTTTGTGAGAACCATGAAGGGAAAGGCTTACCAATGGTTTGTGAATGACGGACTCCTGTATGACGGCAGCCAGGCTGATGTTGATGAGTCTGTGGAATCAGGTGGGGAGGATGTGCGCAGGGAGGAACAGCAGTGGGAGAGGTTGAGGAGGTGCATATTTCGGATAGATGTGAAGGTCGGACGGCTGACAGTTTGGATTGAACACAGATCAAATAGTGCACAGTATCACAGTATTACCCTAGACCTAGGTCGTCCATTTTCCTAA
- the LOC136421518 gene encoding mucin-2-like, with amino-acid sequence MALTNGQIVGICVGVILFVVFCICVPLYCYLVWKKRRREGGFESEEEGQPSTAPPPHSEKKGTENPGYEIGDEVNGAVNHGKRPDNGVVQTNGPVAVDVVENPAKIEIETPQKSVSEKPDEISLDIPEESNESTSPDVRRDSVESFSRYSLNSDVDLDNISLKMRGLGDTDDILTSVMSVKSPFNFDDENVNKDAEVTPEVNGESNRMFDFDNFMKDPKLSTNQEVPEVKPEHSNVPEDRSKLYQVSDIPGNDLAPRENLSFDLERSDSLSLSSASSKETIIEMPGYAQKDMAPQLDHNVLQGNANYREELLTVGNTTYGEELTLSDLEEGLNSMEIEQPAMESTEPQEVEQLVLQTAQISQAEVEVEEEPEEEHVEETTVEPEVKIQIEKAAEVDKPDDVIPNGHDVEPMTLGVEMISDSDSGSDVPTCSISMAAEDSSSTDASTGENDGTVSVQIPERTSVTEEKVKQIPEMTSATDEKVDDSDTFLSFDKTPPTIMGDSFQTSIFSTLDSSVPTLKTPPSLNEEPEVTTLSFRSKDGVDEDSVSISSASSGSSVGSKGDVLKESLAVEEPHSPPFSPITPLRKRFFSDTPETGGVPASQVTSSPLSDGRQLEPETGEAKSITDTEPPWKSFDLSPTSKKEMDSELETVTTVDEVSSQVAIETPPEPDVTKIDEQFEEKALTFAKPEETRAVADSVSSESSSSESERPNVDSDTPEQSAPTETPLQTEQVEDEPLTPQQQEEPAVVQESKTFESILDRPSVDTKVPEPRAESPSVGIGGDPTDDVVSSVGSALTSWRTRKPWRTRGIGRFDDDSSSGRSTPESEKTKDASFFSSLLGPSKEDPAKGARSDSRTPRFKYKGLRRSYEDGEEEDRKGDIFSSPTANVEGNVVAKTEIEETSVSKEIEEKLSEPSSLDDTPRKTFNGSSANTTVQQEHVLETPPRRKIDDTVNHFNNRSDKQQPAVDQSPTPELVPAAKETPSRPPLPSPDHLTASQRQLSQKESASSSAPGRPPLPSTPNLNRTESYKALTPEQQSEIISAKSTPTSRTPKGEVQVSTPKIAEATPKVPETTPKVADTTPKVADTTPKIPDSTPRVPDTAAPKAPDVTPKVTEVTPKVPETTPKVPETTPTLPETTPKVHETTPKFPETTPKVPDSTPKARETRTLPGRTRDKPTVSKLSPARLSPYTPMPFSRERHTSPTSVSATPPSAGVAKGRRPRGVARFMNSSSNPLFHAAMLLNDEENKKNASPPAQQKKNENGSLRNGRSSSPSVASQPSVKTSPAPLEQSSKPPATTKTESEGVKPPPRKSRGSNPSTNGTSSSAVPNDGRKDSALLRTPSTVSRASEDGSEYGEAVSVALDDAFAMLDDI; translated from the coding sequence atggcgctgACAAACGGCCAGATCGTTGGGATTTGTGTCGGTGTCATTCTCTTCGTGGTGTTCTGTATCTGCGTGCCGCTGTATTGTTACCTCGTGTGGAAGAAGCGACGAAGGGAAGGTGGGTTTGAGTCCGAGGAAGAGGGCCAGCCCTCCaccgccccccctccccactccgaGAAGAAGGGCACAGAGAACCCTGGGTACGAGATCGGCGACGAGGTCAACGGCGCGGTGAATCACGGAAAACGGCCGGACAACGGCGTTGTTCAAACCAACGGGCCAGTCGCGGTGGACGTCGTGGAAAATCCCGCGAAAATCGAGATAGAAACTCCGCAGAAAAGCGTCTCCGAGAAACCGGACGAAATTTCGCTGGATATTCCCGAGGAGTCGAATGAGTCGACGTCCCCGGATGTACGACGGGACAGCGTCGAATCTTTTTCGCGCTACTCGCTGAACTCTGACGTTGACCTTGACAACATCTCGTTGAAAATGCGAGGGCTCGGGGACACAGACGACATTCTGACGTCAGTCATGTCGGTCAAAAGTCCCTTCAACTTTGATGACGAAAACGTCAACAAGGACGCAGAGGTCACACCTGAGGTCAATGGCGAATCGAATCGAATGTTCGATTTTGACAATTTCATGAAGGACCCAAAACTATCAACCAATCAAGAGGTGCCTGAAGTAAAACCGGAACATTCGAATGTTCCGGAGGACAGGAGCAAGTTGTATCAGGTGTCGGACATTCCCGGAAATGATCTGGCGCCTAGGGAGAATCTCTCCTTTGATCTCGAAAGGAGCGACAGCCTATCGCTGAGTTCGGCAAGTTCGAAGGAGACTATCATAGAAATGCCCGGATATGCGCAGAAGGACATGGCGCCGCAGCTGGACCATAACGTGCTCCAGGGCAACGCGAATTACAGAGAAGAGCTGCTAACAGTTGGCAACACGACGTACGGAGAGGAACTGACCTTGAGTGACCTTGAGGAGGGCCTGAACTCCATGGAGATCGAACAGCCGGCCATGGAGTCAACCGAGCCACAGGAAGTGGAACAATTAGTGCTGCAGACAGCACAAATCTCACAAGCAGAGGTAGAAGTAGAAGAAGAACCCGAAGAAGAACATGTTGAGGAAACAACTGTTGAACCGGAAGTGAAAATCCAGATAGAAAAGGCAGCGGAAGTGGACAAGCCCGATGACGTCATACCGAACGGCCATGACGTGGAGCCTATGACGTTGGGCGTGGAGATGATCAGCGACTCTGACTCGGGGTCGGACGTGCCGACCTGCTCCATCTCCATGGCGGCGGAGGACTCCAGCAGCACCGACGCCTCCACCGGGGAGAACGACGGAACAGTCTCCGTGCAGATCCCGGAAAGAACgtctgtgacagaggaaaaggtCAAACAAATCCCGGAAATGACGTCTGCAACAGACGAAAAGGTCGACGATTCGGacactttcctttcttttgatAAAACTCCGCCGACTATCATGGGTGACAGTTTTCAGACGAGTATTTTCTCCACCCTCGACTCCAGCGTTCCGACACTGAAGACGCCGCCATCTTTAAACGAGGAGCCGGAGGTCACGACCTTGTCCTTCAGGAGCAAAGATGGCGTCGACGAGGACAGCGTGTCCATATCGTCTGCGTCATCTGGTTCTTCTGTCGGGTCAAAGGGCGACGTTCTAAAGGAGAGCCTGGCAGTGGAGGAGCCTCACAGCCCACCGTTTAGCCCAATCACTCCGCTGAGGAAGCGTTTCTTCTCCGATACCCCGGAGACCGGCGGAGTGCCCGCGTCACAGGTCACCAGTTCACCTCTGTCGGACGGTCGGCAGCTCGAGCCCGAAACTGGCGAAGCCAAATCAATAACAGACACGGAGCCACCGTGGAAGTCGTTCGATCTGTCGCCGACGTCAAAGAAAGAGATGGACTCAGAACTCGAAACGGTCACGACAGTCGACGAGGTATCGTCACAGGTTGCCATAGAAACCCCGCCAGAACCAGACGTCACTAAGATTGACGAACAGTTTGAGGAAAAAGCCTTGACGTTCGCAAAACCAGAAGAAACTCGCGCGGTGGCAGATTCAGTATCGTCTGAGTCGAGCAGTTCCGAGTCAGAGAGGCCAAATGTTGATAGCGACACGCCGGAACAAAGTGCACCAACAGAGACTCCTTTACAAACAGAGCAAGTAGAAGACGAACCTTTGACGCCTCAGCAACAAGAGGAGCCAGCGGTCGTGCAAGAATCTAAGACGTTTGAATCCATCTTAGACAGACCGAGTGTAGACACGAAAGTACCCGAGCCAAGAGCGGAGTCTCCGAGCGTCGGTATCGGCGGTGACCCCACCGATGACGTAGTGTCGTCCGTCGGGTCAGCTCTGACGTCATGGCGAACCCGGAAGCCATGGCGCACGCGCGGGATCGGGCGGTTTGATGACGACAGCAGCAGCGGCCGGTCCACACCTGAATCGGAGAAAACCAAAGACGCGTCGTTTTTCTCTAGTCTTCTCGGACCGTCCAAGGAAGACCCGGCAAAGGGCGCAAGGAGCGACTCAAGAACCCCTCGCTTTAAGTACAAGGGGCTTCGAAGATCCTATGAAGATGGTGAAGAAGAGGACAGAAAAGGTGATATCTTTTCTTCTCCCACGGCAAACGTGGAAGGAAATGTAGTCGCGAAGACGGAAATTGAGGAAACTTCAGTATCAAAAGAAATCGAAGAGAAACTTTCCGAACCGTCGAGTTTGGATGATACACCAAGAAAAACGTTTAACGGGTCGTCTGCAAATACTACAGTGCAACAGGAACACGTCTTAGAGACTCCACCAAGAAGAAAGATAGACGACACCGTTAACCACTTTAACAACCGTTCGGACAAACAACAACCAGCAGTTGATCAGTCTCCAACACCAGAACTTGTACCCGCAGCAAAGGAGACCCCGTCGCGTCCGCCCCTGCCCAGTCCCGACCACCTCACCGCATCCCAGAGACAACTCTCACAGAAAGAATCAGCGTCCTCTTCCGCCCCTGGACGCCCGCCTCTCCCGAGCACGCCCAACTTGAACCGCACGGAAAGTTACAAAGCGTTAACTCCGGAGCAGCAGAGTGAAATCATATCAGCCAAGTCTACTCCGACGTCAAGAACTCCGAAAGGTGAGGTCCAAGTGAGCACGCCGAAAATTGCCGAGGCAACACCGAAAGTGCCCGAGACAACACCGAAAGTTGCCGACACAACACCGAAAGTTGCCGACACAACACCGAAGATTCCCGACTCAACACCGAGGGTTCCCGACACAGCAGCACCGAAAGCGCCCGACGTAACACCGAAAGTTACCGAAGTAACACCAAAAGTCCCCGAGACAACACCGAAAGTTCCCGAGACAACACCGACTCTTCCCGAGACGACACCGAAAGTTCACGAAACGACACCGAAATTTCCCGAGACGACACCGAAAGTTCCCGACTCAACCCCGAAAGCCAGAGAAACGCGAACACTCCCTGGTAGAACACGAGACAAACCAACAGTCTCCAAACTTTCCCCAGCGAGGTTGTCTCCGTACACTCCCATGCCTTTCAGTAGGGAACGTCACACGTCGCCAACCTCTGTCTCAGCAACGCCTCCTAGCGCCGGCGTAGCGAAGGGCAGGCGGCCGCGGGGGGTCGCCAGGTTCATGAACTCCAGTTCGAACCCGCTGTTCCACGCCGCCATGTTGTTGAACGACGAAGAAAATAAGAAGAACGCGTCTCCTCCTGCTCAACAGAAGAAAAACGAAAACGGGAGTCTTAGAAACGGAAGGAGTTCATCGCCAAGTGTCGCTTCCCAGCCAAGTGTCAAGACAAGTCCTGCACCTCTAGAACAATCTTCCAAACCTCCAGCAACAACCAAGACGGAAAGTGAAGGAGTAAAACCTCCTCCAAGAAAATCGCGCGGCTCCAATCCTTCCACGAACGGAACGTCATCTTCGGCTGTCCCGAATGACGGTCGGAAGGACTCGGCGCTTCTTCGGACGCCGTCGACGGTGTCGAGGGCTTCCGAGGACGGTTCGGAGTACGGCGAGGCGGTGTCGGTAGCGCTGGACGACGCGTTTGCCATGTTGGACGACATCTGA